Genomic DNA from Methanosarcina sp. MTP4:
TGCAGCGAGCGCACATACGAAGGTGAACCTGCAATGAAACTTGAGGCCGCTGCGAGGCGGAGTGCCTGCAGGGTGGAGCTTCCCATCTCTTTTAAGAAATACGGGGATCCCGGAGTCCCGGTGCTTGATACAACGGAACTTCTCCTGGGAGCTTACGAACTTTCCGGTACCTATTCCCCCGAAGACCTCGCTTTTGGGGTTGAGGAAAGTCTTGCCCGGAGTGTCTCGGAACTTGCGGTCTCCCTTGCCAGGAAAAGAGGTCTTGATATGGTAGGCCTGAGCGGCGGGGTAGCTTACAATGAACATATAACAGGGCGCATCGCCGAAACAGTAAAAGGGGCAGGGCTTGACTTTCTTTCCCACAGGCGGGTCCCTTCCGGAGACGGCTGCATTTCTTTCGGGCAGGCTGTAGCAGCCGGTTTCAGGGGGAAACCTGCCGATTAACCCTTTTAGTTCTGTTTTAAATGGATTTTCCCTGTTCTTAACCCCCTTCAGATACTTTAAATCAGGTTCTGAAGCTTAAAATAAGCCAAAAAGCTTCTTATGCCTTTTTTTCCAAAGTTTTTCCGAAGGGATCTGGATCGTACTGAAATCTGATCAGAAAAACAAAACTACAAAATTAAATAAACGATCCGTGCTTAGATATAAAGGGGAGCAGATGATGGGGTTTAGAAGTGTCCGTATCCGTGTAGTCACAGGCAGGGATGAGATCCCGGGCCTGAGCCCTGAGGAAAAGGCAGTTCACCTTGCTTTTCGCCCCTCTGATAAGGATTTCTTTAGTTTGCTTAAGGCCTGCCCGGGAATAGAACTGCTCCAGCTTCCCGCGTCCTCTTATGAGGGTCTTTCCAAGTTTATTAAAATGTATCTGCGCTCTTCGGGGATTTATTTTGTAAAAGGGGATGTAAGCGGGCACTGGCATGACCTGAACAACTATTTTGTAATCCCTGCCTATGTTGTTGAGAAAATAAACGAACTGAAAATTCAGGGAATGTCTGAGGATGAGATCATCACTGAGATTACAAATCTGAGGAAAATCAGCCCTGACCTTATCCTGCATTTCCTGCACGTTTCCATGCCGTGTCCAGGTGCGAAAAAGGTCCGCCCGAACAAAGCTTGAGAACTAAATTCCGAATATAATTTCGATAAAGGATGATTCCCGGAGGGGGTTTCCGGAAACCTTACCAGACCTTCCACCACTTCTTTTTTGCAGTCTTCTGTTCCTCGATCTGTCTCAACCCGTCAGCAGCCATCTTCTGCTGCCTCCGGTATTTCCTGTTTTCGTCATTAAGCCGGGAAACTTCTTCTTCCTTGCTTGCAAGGGTTGCCTGCAACTGCTTTATAAGCTCTTCCTTTTCTCCGAGCTGTTCGGTCAGGGTCTGTTCTCCTTCGTGCCTGCCCTCAAGCTTTTTCTCAAGCATCCTGACCTTTTCTTCCCTGGCAGCAAACTGAAGTTCGACAGCGTTGAGTTTCCGGTCCTTTCCGGTTAGTTTTTCTTCAAGCTTCTTGACTTCTCGGTCTTTTGCCATGACCTGTTCGGCCAGGGTCTGGAGGTCTTTTTCCTTTGTCGCGACCAGTCCCTCGAGCTTTTCAATGCCGTTTTCTTCTGCCGAGAACTTTTCGCCCAGGGTTTTGATTTCCTCATCTTTTCCTGCAAGTTCTTCCCGGAGAGCCTGTGTCCCGGAATCATTTTCCTGCATTCTTGTTTCGAAAACCTTTATTGCTTCTTCCTTTTCTACAATCCGGGTTTCAAGTCCTTTTATTTCCTCGTTCTTTTCAGCAATCCTGCTTTCGAAACCCTGTATC
This window encodes:
- a CDS encoding DUF1699 family protein, which produces MMGFRSVRIRVVTGRDEIPGLSPEEKAVHLAFRPSDKDFFSLLKACPGIELLQLPASSYEGLSKFIKMYLRSSGIYFVKGDVSGHWHDLNNYFVIPAYVVEKINELKIQGMSEDEIITEITNLRKISPDLILHFLHVSMPCPGAKKVRPNKA